A DNA window from Impatiens glandulifera chromosome 7, dImpGla2.1, whole genome shotgun sequence contains the following coding sequences:
- the LOC124909578 gene encoding uncharacterized protein LOC124909578: MAVRGTMEESYGKLSSYLFMLAKNNLGTITDIQTDEHGHFRHMFMSLGCSIRGFRYCRPVLCVDASFLKHKIGGQVLVAIALDANEQLFPVAFGVVDLENNNSWTYFMQQLRVAIELVPYLVFVSDRHPSIANALSAVFPKAHHAACTYHIKMNIMAKFKTDNFHDEFDMASRAYIVPQFHQHFDKIKTKDPRIAAYLEQIGVERWSRAFFPSFRYNQMTAEKARFYNVNPLNRFEFHVNDGEHDFQVDLQTRTCTCRAFDLSGLPCKHALATARSRKTIPYEYCSSLENDCIV; encoded by the exons atggcggtgcgaggaacaaTGGAGGAATCATATGGAAAATTGTCATCATACCTGTTCATGTTGGCGAAGAATAACTTaggtaccataactgacattCAGACGGATGAGCATGGCCATTTCAGacatatgttcatgtccctaggctgCTCAATCAGAGGTTTCAGGTAttgtcgtccagtattgtgcgtcgatgctagttttcttaaacACAAGATTGGAGGTCAAGTATTGGTTGcgattgcattggatgcgaatgaacaactatttCCCGTTGCTTTTGGCGTCGTTGATttggagaataataactcttggacatatttcatgcaacaatTAAGAGTGGCAATTGAATTAGTCCCgtatctcgtcttcgtatctgatagacacccaagtattgccAATGCTTTGTCCGCTGTTTTTCCAAAAGCACATCACGCggcatgcacataccacatcaaaatgaatattatggccaaatttaaaaccGATAACTTCCACGATGAGTTTGATATGGCTTCACGCGCATACATAGTGCCACAGTTTCATCaacattttgacaagatcaagaccaaggaccctcgtattgctGCCTATCTAGAACAGATAGGagtggagagatggagtcgtgcattttttcCTAGTTttcgatacaatcaaatgacag ccgagaaggccagattctacAACGTTAATCCGCTTAACAGATTCGAGTTTCATGTGAATGACGGTGAACATGATTTTCAAGTTGATCTCCAAACTCGAACTTGTACTTGTAGGGCATTTGAtctatctggtcttccttgtaaaCATGCCCTTGCTACTGCCCGTTCTCGGAAAACTATTCCATATGAGTACTGCTCAAGTTTAGAGAATGATTGCATTGTTTAA